From the genome of Anopheles funestus chromosome 2RL, idAnoFuneDA-416_04, whole genome shotgun sequence:
TTTCTTTGAACAATTCGTGGAAATTTCAACGAGTAAATTTACATGCCGTCGACCACAGTGCAAAGGCACTTCAAAAAGTAATTTCGACAGctcgtttttttctcgctcgcTGGCAACACTGTTCAGCATTGTCAAGcgaagaaataaaatggagAATTCTGTGTGATTGTTATTTTGCACAACAGTACAGAAGCTGTTGTCAAAAAGTGTTTTTCCGACGCGTTTTGCTACGATTGGGCAGCTTATTTTCATCGCAACTACCCGCCAGACATCAATCCGCGGCCATTATTTGCGTTCGCGGCTTCATTTAGGCGTTCTACAACGTGTCGCCCTGGAAACGCCAAAAGCCCCCCTTCCCCCTCGAATGAAAGAGAttttgtgaaagaaaattcTCTGAAAAACGATCATCCGTCTGGATGCAGGTGCTCCAAAGTGGTGTTAATCTTTCCCTTGCCGAATTTGCAGTTTCCGGTCAAGTGTTGCAAACAAATCAAGTGTCCGCTTTCCTTGCAACGGTACGCACGACTGTGTTTATGTATTTATCCCCCACGCCGATTTGTGTGCTTGAGCGGGGGTGAATAAGACGGGTGGGAAGTGCAAGCATAAGAAGTggcacacaaaacatacaatcaCCCACCCATACGTCGTTCTACACCTCGTGTCCAGCATGGAAATCGAAACACCAGTCGCGTGCAGCTGCAACAAACACCCCCATCGGTGGTAATGTTACCGCCGTGATGATAAACGAATGATGCATTACCACGTTGCATCCCGGAATACGGTCGAAAAGTTGGTGAATATAAGACAATATAGGCGTTGCTGGATGGCGTGCGTCAATGCGTGCGCGTACGGTAAGAATATCGCAGTCAGTGTTTAGGATGCAATGGCGGTAGAAAGTGTTTCCTGTTTTAATGATGCCAGCATATCCGGTGTGGACGAAGTGGggataaaacaaacgaaaaatgatACATGTGATGTGAAGTAAGAACGATCCAcggaaacagcaaaaaaaagaaagaaaacaaaactcgtAAGATAAATAACAGTGGGTGTCGAGTGCGAATCCAGTCGAATTTAAAGTGTTGTCGTTTACCGGGCTTCGTACATCCAGTCTTtattcatccatccatcggtaaaaaaaacacaccttcGTTCAGATCTGGTGGTCTCACCAACAGCGCGCACTGATACAATTTCAGTGGATGGGAAAAGGATCAACGCTAATCCACGGACCAGAATGAAGGAGATGGTCGGTGGATGTTGTGTCTGTTCAGACGATCGCGGCTGGTCGGAAAATCCGCTAGTGTACTGCGATGGTCAAAGTTGTGCTGTGGCCGTGCACCAGGCGTGCTACGGAATCGTAACCGTACCGAGTGGACCTTGGTACTGTCGGAAGTGTGAAAGTCAGGAGCGTTCGGCTCGGGTCCGTTGCGAACTGTGTCCGTCGCGTGATGGGGCGCTCAAGCGAACGGATAACCAGGGATGGGCGCATGTTGTCTGCGCGCTGTACATTCCCGAGGTGCGCTTCGGCAACGTGACGACGATGGAACCGATCATCCTGCAGCTGATCCCGCAGGAGCGATATAACAAGAGTAAGGATACGCTGGGAGGAACGATACTCCAACGGCATGGACATtgataatgatttattttccttttcacctCCAACAGCATGTTACATCTGCCAAGAGGTGGGTAAAGGATCCCGCGCAAATGTAGGAGCCTGCATGCAGTGTAACAAATCGGGCTGTAAGCAACAGTTTCATGTCACCTGCGCCCAGCAGTTGGGTTTGCTGTGCGAGGAAGCCGGCAACTATTTGGACAATGTCAAATATTGCGGTTACTGTCAGCATCACTACAGCAAATTGGTAAGTTTCGCCGGTTTGGCGATAACATCAAACAGGCTGatcaattttccttccactgtattgcagaaaaaagGAGGCAACGTTAAAACGATTCCACCGTACAAACCCATCAGCCACGAAGCTAACTCAAGCGATGGGCAATCGTCGCCGGAGAAAGAAATGGAACCACCGTCAACGCAACCACACTCGAGCGCCAGCGCCGCAGGTTCGAGCGGAACGGGCGGCAGTGGTAGCGGTACAGGTGGAGGTAGCAGCTCGAGCAGTGGGCTTAAATCCAGCAGCCGACTATCCGGTGAACCGAACGTTGGTGGTTCATCGTCTACCTCCTCCTCTTCGTCTTCGTCATCATCCAAGCAGCGAAAGTCTTCGAGTGCTTCGAAAAGCTCGAGCGGTTCCAGCTCTAACCCATCGCTTTCGTCGTCGTCCTCGATACAAACTGCCGGTGGAGGTGGTTCCAGTAGTGGACCCGGTATGTCCAGTTCTTCATCGATGTCGGCATTATCTTCGACGGCTTCGTCGGCTTCGTCAGGTATCTCAAGCATGTCCGGAAGCGGAAGCATCGACGATCGACGCGTCAGCAATAGTAGCAGCGGAATCAGTGGTTCTGGCGTAACTGGCAGCGTTAGCAGTAGTGGAAGTTCAAGCAAGAGCAGTTCCGGTTCGTCCGGTGGAACTGGTGGAAGTGGTAATTCGAGCAATACCTCGAAGGAAAAGGATAAATACAGCAAAAGTGTAAGTATCTGCGACAATCCTTCTCGTTATTATTCCCACATTTCTTCTCATGcatgtttttgtcattttataGCGCGACAAAAGCTCCAAGTCATCGAAATCATCAAGCAGCAGTGGTGGTAACAGTGGCACGAGTGGAGGCAATGCAGGCAATTTTAACAATAGTACAAGTACCAGTAACAGTTCTGTCGGTGGAAGTTCGAATCAGTCGAAAGATGCTGATATGGGTGCAGCATCCGGATCGTCTTCCGGCACGATCGGATCGCTTGGTTCGAGTTCGTCCTCGCAATCCCTATCGCAAAGCGGATACTCGTCGACCGCTGGCGGTGGCGGAAACGCGGCCGGAAGCGGTGGTCCGAACAGCTCCACCAAACATCACTCGGATAAGTCGGATAAAGGCAGCAACAGTCAAGGGGGTCAATCGCTATCTAACAGCGCTAGTGCCGGATCGGGACGGGCCGCTTCTTTATCACCTCCAAGCACGCTAATAATTAAGCCACCGCTGGACCATCTCGGTGGCGGCGGAAAAGAACAAATGTCAAAGGAAGCAATTGCTAAACTAAGCACATCAAGCAACTTCACCGAAACGATCGTGGTCAATTCGGAATCAGTGTACAATCATGTTGGTTCCACCGGGAATGCTGGTTCCACGTCCGTAATCGAAAGCGGCAAACTAGCAATGGGAACGGGATCTGGAGGTGCCTCTAGTGGTTCGTATGGTAGTAGCAGCACCGGCAGCGGATCCACGACCGGGAGTACTAGCGGCGGTAAGAAACGAAAGGCCGATGCACGCTCCACACCAACTTCTACGGCCGCAAGCAATGAGATGGAGTCTAACCGGTAAGCTTTGAAGTGGTAAATGATCACAAGCATTAGTTCCCGAACTAATAATATGCCTGATTTTCTCATTTCAGTGACCTGATAAGGGATGTCGCAGTATCGTTAGTGCCATTGTCGCTGAATAAAAACGATCATATTGATCCTTCGTCGATTGTAGGACAtgagaaaaatgtgaaaaaggtGAGTGCGCTGATATGAAACTTCTCCTATTTAGATTAGATCGAGAGTATCTTTCGAGGAAGTTTTCCTCAAAATTTACTTCATGCAGCTTTTAGCTGTATCACGTAGAGATAGGAATTATACTGTTACCAGACGAAATACGCGACCAAAACAACCACTGACCAAAAATTCACAACGATCTCTTTCCCTCTTTGCTTGAGCTAAAGATCAGCTCGCTTGCAGGTGCGAAACCTACACAAGCGTACAAGGAAGGattttaaaggttttttaCATCGTGACTTATGCTaccttttaaattatttgaaacaCATGTGTGCGTGAAGCTTGTTTCGTCCTTGAGTAATTTCCAACGTGCTTCACACTAAGCCAGATGCGGAaggactgtgtgtgtgtgattcatGTTGGAATAGcataataaagaaagaatgGTGAAAATCCCTTTACCTGTGCATGTAGTGGTAAGGGATGTAGCCGTGATCCTTTGCAAATCGTCCGGGCAAAGGACACGGTGTgtacacattttattattattgctatTCGCGTATCCGCACCGTTTGCTGCCTATTCGCACGTAGGCACTCTGCACATACGATCACGCATTGATAGGATAATCGGAAGGCAAAGAACACGACGACGTAATACGAGAGCATGACTAGCGGTCGAAAGGTAGGACAAAAGAAACGAACGAATAGCTGTTTGCAAAAGGGGACCTATGAAATCCAAGCGCCgcagtggttttttgtttccaagtTTGATTCAAAAGGGGGAAGGAAAGCCTTCTTCGTCTCTGTGCACGTTGTATTTGCTCAGCGTACCTTTATGCATACAGGGAAGCGTAACGTTTATAGCGGCCTCAGATGGTACCCCTTAGGGGTGAGGGTACAAATATGTTTTGATGGCGactataaaaaagaagattcCTTCACATACGAAATCCGGTGGTGTTTCGTACGGGGTGTAATATTAAAAACTCAGCCGGCTGCCAACCGGGCTTTGCTTATTCCGATCGATGCTTTCTCGCGTAGTGGTGCCACGCATCTTATTCCGTAAGGATCCTGCCGTTGCTACGCCATGCGCACGACAAATTTCGTTGTGACATGTACGGTTGATTAGGTGCTGTAGGAAAgttttgtgaaacaaaaagcaTGTGCGCTGATCGGTGATCCAACAAGAGAcacgtttggttttgttttggtacaaAACTAATCCTGCTCTTTTCGTGAACCGGTGGTCTCCTGAACCGGAAACTGTCCAAAAATCTGTCgtgtgtgcaaaacaaaatgccccacaaacacaaaagccACAAGAAAGAACGacgtgaaaagaagaaaaaacataaggAGCGCAGCAGCCGCGAAAGTGGCGACGATGTTCGTGTTTGGCTTAAACTGCGCTTCGACGGCGAGTACGTGCTGCGACGCTGTCTAACCGGAACGTTGTGCTCTGGCGTTTGCTTACAGGCGAAAACCGAAACCAGCTCCTCGCTGCAACATCCGACAACGGCGGCGGCAGCAGCGTCCGGGTCCGCTCCGGAAACGAATCTGCAGAATGTTGCACCAAACCTCATCCAATCGGCGCACACATCGAGCATtatctcatcatcatcatccagcaCCGGaaagcatcagcagcagcagcagcaacaacagcatcaacaggTAAGCAATTCAGGAGCCAATTCCTTCCTTTCTGTCGGTGAACCTTTTTCGTCCGAGCAAtcccacacatacacgcacccATGCAATCACTTTCACCTACACAAACGCCGAAACCCACGCACAGTATCCTTGCGAGCAATCATTATCGAGCAATACCTGTCCTTGTGCTATGGTACCGAAGACCTGGTGCCGGTACTACCGTAAACATGTTTATATCGCTTGGGGGCAAAACTTTCATTTCAgcctgttttatgttttcggtACAGCAACAGTGCATCTGTTTAGTTTTGCCACTCCGACCGGGAACGAGAAAGATTTCGTTCGTCCGAAGTGTGTCCCAAACCCGAAGTTGATTACGCACGCGGGAAcgctttgcattttttttttcttacggtTTTGGCTCCATTATTTCCCGGCCAAACGGTCAATCTTTGCAGCAAACGCCTCACTCGCCTCAGCAGCCATCATCGCACACACCGAGCCTGGTGGTGTCGGTACCACTGTCGACGGCTACCGTACCTGGAGTTAATCTACCCGCTAGCAACAGTAGTAatagcagtagcagcaacgtTAATCATAGCGCTAGTcttagcagcagcaacagtagcaACAACAGTACCCCAAACATTGTATCACCAGGACAGTTgggcagcaacagcggcaacACTGGCAGTGGGAACAGTAGTAACATCAGTAACGCTGGAGGCAACCTGTTCCAACAGCTTTCACACCGGGCGAGTGATCAGTTGATGGTAAGTGTTTTGATGACAAAACCCCGAACCATGGTTGGGATTTGTGTGACCTCGGTTAAAGGGAAGGATTGCATTGCTCGAAAGGAATTGTTTCGAAAGGAGATTGTCCACGGTGGAACGCCTGCTCACTGATGTGTATCTGTTTCATTTGTCTTCATCTCTATTCTTTCCGTAGAATGCCAGCACGAACCGCTCTAGTCCCGTGATACAGCAGCAAACGACGGCACAGAATATTATACAGTCGTCTTCCACCTCATCCGCTGCCGGTTCTTCGTCCACACCGATCGGGCACCATCATCTCGAACGGCAATCGCCATCGATGCGATCGTCACCGGCCGGATTGGCAACCGGTGGCGCCAATGTTATAACCTCTCTGCATCACAGTCAATCGCAGCAGTCGGATCTGCTGTCACCGGCCGGTACTGCACCGGGCGGCAGTTCCGTGCTGCAAAGTATTTCACCCGTCCCGATGAGTACGATCCAACGTACCTCCTCGCCGTCGACGCTGTTGGGCGGTGATAACAGTAACAGTAGCAGCGGTGGACTAAAGTTTAGCTACGAAAAGCAACCGCCTACGACGAATGCACGGATAGCGGCCCTGCAGGAAGAAGAATCTTCTACCGGTCGGCGATCCAGGTACGGGTGAGGACACTTTTTAATACTTTCCTATCATAATCGTTGGTTAGCGTTGCCATTTATCCGGCCGTACACATGCACGTTAGGGGACCATGTTTTCGGCTTCCGTACATCTTTCGGATCTTTCCGCATTGATCAATGGGAGCAGAAATGATGCGTTCTTCTAACTAGTTTGCTGTAGTCGTTGTTATGTCTCATTTCACATTTAGTAGTGTACCTTTGTtgctgtttaattttaatacatttgTTTCTCAATTAGGTAACCACAAGTCGTGTTACGATGGTACAAGCTTTTTGTGTATTTACGTTTGAAGAAAGGCATAGGTTTCCTTGTAATCGTCgttgtttattttccgttTGTAGCGTTTGCGTATCGGAGCGTTTCCACAGCTAAGTTGCATGTtgttgttcaaaacattaagaaaaattaaagGTGCAAGTTACTTTTTGCATAAACTTTTGATCTGTTATGATCACAGGTATGCGCTGTAGTGTGGTGTACTTGCATACTAAACCCTACAGCGGAGGGAGGTCAACTAATTTGTGGTActtgcaaccaaaaaaaaaaatgcttagtCCTAGTCCCAAGGCTGGAAAGTCATTTGTCGAACAACCGGCCCAACAGGATACCGAATGCGCATTATGTTTATGTTCTACAGCTAATGTTTGGTCTACCTTTATGTCCGAATGTGATTGTTGTTACTTTCCGTTGTTTTGCCGTCTCGGTGTGCGTGTTGgccattaatttgtttttataacaCAACACCTCCTCCTTCTTCCTGCAATCCGTTCCATACTCCACATGCAGATCACACTCGAGAGAGCGCAGTGGAGGCAATGGTAGTAACAACACTACTGGCACTACCACCAGTGGAGCTGGTAGcggcagtggtggtggtggcagcgccggtggtggtagtagcggtggtagtggtggtggaaaaactCGTACATCTAAGAAGCGATCGCAACAGCAGTCACAACAGGCGCAGTTACCACCAGATCGAGGATCACCTTCGATCGTGGTAGAATCTTCCTCCCATAGAGGAACCAATCGAAACCATTCATCTCCATCGCGACCTCCGTCGCACGATAGTGGCGGTCAGCCATATCCGTATGGGCTAGTGGATCGCAACACCGACGATCACCATGTATCGCAATATCATCAGTCATCTACGGGTGGAAGTAATGCACCACCGGCGGGCGGCAATAATGCCAGCAATAATGGCAGCGTGCTGTCCATGGCCGCTGGAACCGGATCGGCAACTGCGTCGGTTGTTGTGGGGAATTCGTCCACACAGaataaccatcatcatcatcaccaacatctggcacagcatcatcaacagcaacaacactctcatcaccatcaccaccatcagcagcagcagcagcaccatcatcatcaacatcaccaccattcgcagcatcaacagcaacaaacggtCCAGGCCGCGTCGATCGGCGAAAAGCTTTCCTCGGGCGGTGGATCAGTCGCTTCGCTTCCCTACTCCACCGGCCACGCTGCCCAGTCTTCTCAGCACTCTGCTAGTGCAAATGCAAACAGCAACGCTTCCAATGCCACATCCACCATCTCATCTGTCGCTTCTTCTgccggtgttgctgctgccgcttctgTTGCTAATGCTTCAAATGCTCCAATGTcttctacttcttcttcttctactcaCTCTAACAACTCCTCCACTACTGCTGTTGCGTCCGCCAGGGTCGATACTGGAGCTTCCTCCGGTGTACATCCGGTCATTGAAATGGCGGGCCATAGTGGATCACATGCGTATCACGGCGGTGGTAGTGGAATCATTTCCGGCTACTCTCACGCCTCTAGTACAAGCAGCAGCGCTACAGCTGGCGCCGGCAAATCTAACCAGAGCTCCAATaatagcagcaacagcacagCAGACAACTTTCATCAGCATCCTCACCAACAGTATCATCATGGCGGTGGTTCCGGTTCGCACGGTGTACTAACGACTGGTGCCTCCGTCGGGGGCGGCGGTAAtaacatcagcagcagtagtaacagcaacaacagtgtGAACAGTAGTATTAGTAATAGTAGCAACAGTAACAGCAGTATCCTTAGTAGCAATAATAACAcctccaccatcaccaccacaaGCAGTAGCACTAGTGGCAACAGTAACAGCaaaaacaccaccatcatcagtaGCAATAGCGGCAACATGAGCGGCACCAACTCGAACAGTAACACTAACAGCACCGGAAACAACCATAATCTATCtaacagtagcagcagtaccaTCGTAACAGCGGTTACCCATCCGAACAAAAAGCACCGAGGGGCTTCGCATCATCAAACAATCGTTGAACTTTCGCCATCACCATCTACTTCCAGAACGCCAGAAATGATCGTATCCAGTGGTGCATCCTACAGCCTGAGCTCAACATTGACGGCgtcttcttcctcctcctcttccctGTATGGTAGTGCGGGAGGTGGtagtggaggaggaggaggtttGAAGTTCTCATACGAAGCGCAACCAACGAATCCGTTGGCGGCCGTATCTACCGCCTCCATGATCGGCAATAGCGGCAGCAGTAGTAGCGTTATTGCCGTCCCACAAGTCAAGGATTCGCCACCGAGTTCTCCCGGATCTGATGCGGGTGGTGGCCCATCCGGCACTGCGATCGTTAGTGGTCGTGGCACGAAGCGTAACCGTAAGATGTCCTCTAATGCTGGACCGGGTGCTGTGACGACGGCTGCGGGCACAGGGCCAACGATTGTACCAGCGTCCATAGTGGCCGGTGGCGCAATAAACGATGCGAAGGATGGTAAATTGTTTCAGAACGGTGGTAGCAGTGCCGTCGGCGGTGGTTCGATCGTATCCGCCACCCATATGCTAGGCAATCAGCTGAATCCGAGCAGCAGCGTGGCACAGAAAATGTCTGACCAGCTGAGCATGGAGATCGAGGCGCATACGTATGTACCCGGTCCTATCGATTCCGGACCATCGTTAATGGGACCACAGTTCCCGGGCAAGGTAAGCACGGATGCACCTTTCGCTTCGTTCAGTTATTGATCGGTACAGCAACTCACGTATCTGacggtgcttttttgttttgtttcagaaTCGCACAAACAATCCGCAACCGGTAATGCCGGTTGGTGGTGGCGGCAACTCGTTAAGCTCCATGCTAACGGGCGGTGGTACGGCGACGGCGAATGGAAACACTCCGCAAAGCTTGGAACAGCTGCTGGAGCGGCAATGGGAACAAGGATCTCAGTTTCTTATGGAACAAGCGCAACACTTCGACAGTACGGACGATGAGAATCGAACATTTGTGAAACGACGAGATTGTTACAACCTTACTgacattattttgttttttcccacATTGCAGTTGCCTCTCTGCTTTCCTGTCTTCATCAGCTGCGAAGTGAAAACATCCGCTTGGAAGAGCACGTTAATAATTTGGTCGCACGAAGAGAT
Proteins encoded in this window:
- the LOC125764873 gene encoding hornerin isoform X9, with translation MKEMVGGCCVCSDDRGWSENPLVYCDGQSCAVAVHQACYGIVTVPSGPWYCRKCESQERSARVRCELCPSRDGALKRTDNQGWAHVVCALYIPEVRFGNVTTMEPIILQLIPQERYNKTCYICQEVGKGSRANVGACMQCNKSGCKQQFHVTCAQQLGLLCEEAGNYLDNVKYCGYCQHHYSKLKKGGNVKTIPPYKPISHEANSSDGQSSPEKEMEPPSTQPHSSASAAGSSGTGGSGSGTGGGSSSSSGLKSSSRLSGEPNVGGSSSTSSSSSSSSSKQRKSSSASKSSSGSSSNPSLSSSSSIQTAGGGGSSSGPGMSSSSSMSALSSTASSASSGISSMSGSGSIDDRRVSNSSSGISGSGVTGSVSSSGSSSKSSSGSSGGTGGSGNSSNTSKEKDKYSKSRDKSSKSSKSSSSSGGNSGTSGGNAGNFNNSTSTSNSSVGGSSNQSKDADMGAASGSSSGTIGSLGSSSSSQSLSQSGYSSTAGGGGNAAGSGGPNSSTKHHSDKSDKGSNSQGGQSLSNSASAGSGRAASLSPPSTLIIKPPLDHLGGGGKEQMSKEAIAKLSTSSNFTETIVVNSESVYNHVGSTGNAGSTSVIESGKLAMGTGSGGASSGSYGSSSTGSGSTTGSTSGGKKRKADARSTPTSTAASNEMESNRDLIRDVAVSLVPLSLNKNDHIDPSSIVGHEKNVKKAKTETSSSLQHPTTAAAAASGSAPETNLQNVAPNLIQSAHTSSIISSSSSSTGKHQQQQQQQQHQQQTPHSPQQPSSHTPSLVVSVPLSTATVPGVNLPASNSSNSSSSNVNHSASLSSSNSSNNSTPNIVSPGQLGSNSGNTGSGNSSNISNAGGNLFQQLSHRASDQLMNASTNRSSPVIQQQTTAQNIIQSSSTSSAAGSSSTPIGHHHLERQSPSMRSSPAGLATGGANVITSLHHSQSQQSDLLSPAGTAPGGSSVLQSISPVPMSTIQRTSSPSTLLGGDNSNSSSGGLKFSYEKQPPTTNARIAALQEEESSTGRRSRSHSRERSGGNGSNNTTGTTTSGAGSGSGGGGSAGGGSSGGSGGGKTRTSKKRSQQQSQQAQLPPDRGSPSIVVESSSHRGTNRNHSSPSRPPSHDSGGQPYPYGLVDRNTDDHHVSQYHQSSTGGSNAPPAGGNNASNNGSVLSMAAGTGSATASVVVGNSSTQNNHHHHHQHLAQHHQQQQHSHHHHHHQQQQQHHHHQHHHHSQHQQQQTVQAASIGEKLSSGGGSVASLPYSTGHAAQSSQHSASANANSNASNATSTISSVASSAGVAAAASVANASNAPMSSTSSSSTHSNNSSTTAVASARVDTGASSGVHPVIEMAGHSGSHAYHGGGSGIISGYSHASSTSSSATAGAGKSNQSSNNSSNSTADNFHQHPHQQYHHGGGSGSHGVLTTGASVGGGGNNISSSSNSNNSVNSSISNSSNSNSSILSSNNNTSTITTTSSSTSGNSNSKNTTIISSNSGNMSGTNSNSNTNSTGNNHNLSNSSSSTIVTAVTHPNKKHRGASHHQTIVELSPSPSTSRTPEMIVSSGASYSLSSTLTASSSSSSSLYGSAGGGSGGGGGLKFSYEAQPTNPLAAVSTASMIGNSGSSSSVIAVPQVKDSPPSSPGSDAGGGPSGTAIVSGRGTKRNRKMSSNAGPGAVTTAAGTGPTIVPASIVAGGAINDAKDGKLFQNGGSSAVGGGSIVSATHMLGNQLNPSSSVAQKMSDQLSMEIEAHTYVPGPIDSGPSLMGPQFPGKNRTNNPQPVMPVGGGGNSLSSMLTGGGTATANGNTPQSLEQLLERQWEQGSQFLMEQAQHFDIASLLSCLHQLRSENIRLEEHVNNLVARRDHLLAVNARLAIPLNPTAALGGVGIIGGSGGTGPGGGGASVGGAGIGPAQGQFNNIHGNGPIDANVITNAATISSRSSRGQHGPNQPPGQGSASHFGSGAGSNAGGLPQENGIDFRHTNSSHSATNSASISEKPNTIYVNF
- the LOC125764873 gene encoding protein AF-10 isoform X8, whose translation is MKEMVGGCCVCSDDRGWSENPLVYCDGQSCAVAVHQACYGIVTVPSGPWYCRKCESQERSARVRCELCPSRDGALKRTDNQGWAHVVCALYIPEVRFGNVTTMEPIILQLIPQERYNKTCYICQEVGKGSRANVGACMQCNKSGCKQQFHVTCAQQLGLLCEEAGNYLDNVKYCGYCQHHYSKLKKGGNVKTIPPYKPISHEANSSDGQSSPEKEMEPPSTQPHSSASAAGSSGTGGSGSGTGGGSSSSSGLKSSSRLSGEPNVGGSSSTSSSSSSSSSKQRKSSSASKSSSGSSSNPSLSSSSSIQTAGGGGSSSGPGMSSSSSMSALSSTASSASSGISSMSGSGSIDDRRVSNSSSGISGSGVTGSVSSSGSSSKSSSGSSGGTGGSGNSSNTSKEKDKYSKSRDKSSKSSKSSSSSGGNSGTSGGNAGNFNNSTSTSNSSVGGSSNQSKDADMGAASGSSSGTIGSLGSSSSSQSLSQSGYSSTAGGGGNAAGSGGPNSSTKHHSDKSDKGSNSQGGQSLSNSASAGSGRAASLSPPSTLIIKPPLDHLGGGGKEQMSKEAIAKLSTSSNFTETIVVNSESVYNHVGSTGNAGSTSVIESGKLAMGTGSGGASSGSYGSSSTGSGSTTGSTSGGKKRKADARSTPTSTAASNEMESNRDLIRDVAVSLVPLSLNKNDHIDPSSIVGHEKNVKKAKTETSSSLQHPTTAAAAASGSAPETNLQNVAPNLIQSAHTSSIISSSSSSTGKHQQQQQQQQHQQQTPHSPQQPSSHTPSLVVSVPLSTATVPGVNLPASNSSNSSSSNVNHSASLSSSNSSNNSTPNIVSPGQLGSNSGNTGSGNSSNISNAGGNLFQQLSHRASDQLMNASTNRSSPVIQQQTTAQNIIQSSSTSSAAGSSSTPIGHHHLERQSPSMRSSPAGLATGGANVITSLHHSQSQQSDLLSPAGTAPGGSSVLQSISPVPMSTIQRTSSPSTLLGGDNSNSSSGGLKFSYEKQPPTTNARIAALQEEESSTGRRSRTPEMIVSSGASYSLSSTLTASSSSSSSLYGSAGGGSGGGGGLKFSYEAQPTNPLAAVSTASMIGNSGSSSSVIAVPQVKDSPPSSPGSDAGGGPSGTAIVSGRGTKRNRKMSSNAGPGAVTTAAGTGPTIVPASIVAGGAINDAKDGKLFQNGGSSAVGGGSIVSATHMLGNQLNPSSSVAQKMSDQLSMEIEAHTYVPGPIDSGPSLMGPQFPGKNRTNNPQPVMPVGGGGNSLSSMLTGGGTATANGNTPQSLEQLLERQWEQGSQFLMEQAQHFDIASLLSCLHQLRSENIRLEEHVNNLVARRDHLLAVNARLAIPLNPTAALGGVGIIGGSGGTGPGGGGASVGGAGIGPAQGQFNNIHGNGPIDANVITNAATISSRSSRGQHGPNQPPGQGSASHFGSGAGSNAGGLPQENGIDFRHTNSSHSATNSASIRRNSPSNQPYPPSAGVGGTSRGSATTSSASSNSTPGSGGANEALPSTVTVRSNTMRSTSGSGSVSIANSSSSNSNSATISTGNGPTAGSLTNSSTGAGTYQAAREQQQTIYNTAHQPTHQLRRDDIPLLLEHHQQEHLHHHHHHPLHPQQHPPSSALPHPAPPHPLPSTQASTHLHPLPPLAASAQQAPQGHTQQNHHHQQTLPNNSSIMSQSNPPSSHQQVTVGRVVAPVTSSARITTTSHVPASQHPRTGSNHLHHHQQQHHYAPHPYMQHQHGNHLQHRPTSPPIPPANVNVMAHHHAPMNSHDGPTTGRGPAIPTPPPPPPAPSQPAVDQRMVHSQRPPAH